TGATCGGTAAATGCTTTTTGTCCAATTTCTGTGGCCTTATAGGTTGTCAGCGGCTTTCTTCCATTGAATTGTTTTTCAAACTGTATGTACTCGGTTTCTTCCAATGCTTTTAAATGTGACGCAAGATTCCCATCCGTAAGTTGCAGCAGCTCTTTAAGCTCATTAAAACTTACGGCATCATTTACCACCAGGACGGACATAATCCCCAGCCTTACTTTACTTTCAAAAACTTTATTAAATTTTTCTAACCATTCCATTCTGCCCGCAAGTTATGAAGTCATTCCCGAACTACTTGTTGACTTCCATAAAAAGTAGTGCATCACGATTTCTAAGCCAAACGGCCTGATCTCGCAAATTGTTTGCCTGAGCCGTAATTAAAGTTGACGCCAGGCCTGTTCCCAATGATACCCAAAAGAATTTTTTCAGTGCATCTCTATTTCCAGTTATTAACGACGTAATCGATCCCGCGGAACCGACCAGAGAAATCACCAAAGCAATATTTTTTCTTCTTCTCGATTGAACATAAAGCTGCATGCCACCAGGAGAGATTGCAAATTCACTTCGGATTGCTTTTTGTCCGGAATAAACCATGTTGTTTTTAATGTAACTATTATTTCCCTGAAGATATATCGTCTCTTTGTCGTACCATTTTCTTGCTGTGCTGTCGACTGTTATCGGTATGGCTACTTGTGCATTGCAATATCCGGCCGCCAGTATCAGAAAAAGAAGTGCTGTCAAACCTCCTTTTTTTGTTGAACTTGTTGATTTATCTTCATCAAGATCGTATTTTCTGTACATCGCCATTCCGTATACAATGTGTAATATTCCAAAACCGATTGACCAGAATAATAGCGAAAAACCTGTAAAGAAAAGTGCAGCACAGCCAATGGCAATTTCGAAAATACCCATGTAGGAAACTTCAGGCCAGGTATACCGGCTCGCGTTAACAAGTGCCAATCCATAAAAAATTAGAGTTGCGGGTAAAACAAGCCATATATATCCATAGGAAAGTACGGCAAGGCAAAAGATTCCGCCCGTCACCAAAGGAATCGCCATACTTAACAAAAGCCGTCTTGAGCTGCTGTTCCAAAGGTTATAACCTCTTTTTTTACCTTTTCTGACTGTAAAAATAATTCCGACAGCCAGTGAAAAGAATAAGACAAGAAATCCGTCCAGAAGTAAAAAACGAATTGCTTCATTCTGCGTGGTAGCCGCCGCCGGTGTGTAGGAAAAGCTTTCTGAGAACCAGTCGGTTTTTAAACGAACATAAGCGACAGCCGCACCGATTAACGCAAATAAACCTGCAAAAACACCACTTAATCCGCTTAGCGAAAGAAACTTTGACGACCGCTCCATCAGGTTGCGGATTTCGTTAAGTGTGTGTAACGAATCTTGGTTTGAAGACATATAGATTTAAGTCAGATTCTTGAATGAAGGTTTAGTTTATTGTTTGAAATATCTCCCAAACTTTTGGCAAAAATATAAAACCTGCCACGAAAATGGCAGAAATGGCCAATATCAAAACGCCTGCCGCCGCGACATCTTTGATTACTTTGATTGTGGGATGATAGGTTGACGATATCATATCCGCAATTTTTTCAATAGCTGTATTAAATGCTTCCGCTGCCCAGACCAGTGCAATTTGAATGATGATAATACACCATTCTATATTTGAAATTTTAAAGTAAATTCCGGCAATAAAAACGACAGCAGCGGCCAGTAAATGGATTTTTGCATTGTTTTCGTAACGGAACAAACTGTAAATGCCAATACCTGCGTAACGGAAACTTTTGATTGCTTTACGAATATTTATGGGTTGATTCATTTCTCTTGAGTTCTGCGAAAATATGGAACGCAAAGTACAACAACATCAGCACGAACGAAAACGTGAAGGTATGTTTTATGGCAAACGGATCGATCAGGCTCTTCAAAATGGCCCGCGAAAGTGCAATGGGATTTGATATAATATCCCAACTGTTCCAACGACCATACCGACCCAGAAATACGCCAAATCCGCTCAAAAACATTGAAATCGCAATGATGAGCCACGCCGCATACTGATTCCAGCGTCGGGTTACAAGGCGGTGAACAATTCTTATTGAATAAAGTCCTGTCAGAAAACCGGCTACTGCAAAAGTGAAAATCATAACGGCATCATACCAAACCATGTTTTCAGGCGTAGCTCTTAAATGGAGCAGATCAGTTACAATGTACGGCGCATTTGGAAAAAACAGAAGCCAAACAATCAGGTGTATCCACAACAGAAGAGTAGGTGTACGGCGGACCAATTCTCTTTCCCAAACCCATTTGATATAAATCAAAGGAACCCACGCCAGGAAAAGATTCCAGATCATAAATGCAAATCCGAGGTTTTGAGTAACTACAATCCTGAAAAATAGAAGAGCAACCGAGGAGGCGGACACTAGCGCAAGAAGCGCAAATTTCGAATTGCTTTGCAGGTAACGGAGAATTTTATCCAATGACATAAGATTGATGTAAAAGTACTTTGAGTTACAAAGTAAATATATCAAAACTTAATTATCTAACTTTTCAGATAGTTTTTTTGAGAGAAAATTTTGAGAGATTATTTTTTAGCTGAAAAGGCTTCCATCATCTGCCATTCTCGTCCAGCCGTTTTTGCTTTGAAAGTTTCCAGGCAGCCACGATCCTGCAATGTGATGTAACAGGTTTTTCCATTGCCTCCCCCGAAACAGATATTGGAAACTTTTTTTCCGATTGTTGTAATCGTTTGAAGTACCTTGCCATCTGGCGAGAGTACTGCAACTTCTCCTTTACCATGACGGGCAATGTATAAATTGCCTTCAATATCACAACGCATGCCATCCATTCCGCCGTCAGCAAAAGTATGGATCAGGCGTTTGTTTGATAAGGTGCCATCGGCAGCAAGGTCAAAAGCCCAGACATTACGTTGTACGCTTTCATTGACGTAAAGCGTTTTTTCATCCGGACTTATATCAATTCCGTTGGTTGTACCCATTTTTTCAGCAGCCAGCCTGGTTTTTCCTTCCGGAGAAACATGCCAGATCTGACCAGTACCCTCTTTCCAGTTCGGATCGGAACAAAATATATGACCGGCTTTTGTGATTGCCAGATCATTTGGCTGGTTCATCTTTGGTTCATTGGCAAAAACGGTAACACTTTTTGTAATGATATCGACTTTTAAAACATTATGTCCTGTAAAATCGGCAACGTAAAAAGTATTTTTGTCGCCAAAACGTATTCCGTTTCCCGTACTTCCTTTTGGCAGCGTAATAAAAAATCCGGATTTCCCTCTTTTATTCATCATGGCAATAGTCCCGTCCCGCGCAAAATTTACTGCATACACATTCCCTTCCGAATCAACTGCCGGGCCTTCACAGTTGGCTGTAAATTCACCTTCTGCTGAAAAGTTTTTGCTTAATGTCTGGGCAAAACATAGGCTGCCTGTTAAACAAAATGTGCACAAAAAAGAGATCAAAGTTTTCATGGCAAGTAGCTTGGAAATTGAGGGAATTGAATGGTGAGTTTTAAGATCAGTTTTTCCATTTAACGGCGCATCCAACCGGCTTTGTAGATAATGTCACGACTGGTTTTCCTTCCAAAAGGTTTGTTACCGCTTCATCAACGTAAAATTTATTAGCACCCGCAGGATCCTGCGGATTGTCATCGATCATGCCAATATACGCTATGGTGAATTTACCATTGTTTTTTGTGAGCACAAAAGCCTGTGGTGTTCTTACAACTCCAAATGCGCGGGCTGTTGTCTGCATGTCATCTTCCAGATAAGGATAAGTGTAGCCTTTAGACGAAGCTCTTTCTTTCATTTTTTCAAAAGAATCGTCCATATGCGTACCGGGATCGCTGGGATTAATCGCAATAACAGGGAAATTGCGTGAAGCATATTTGTTATTCAGAGCTATAATTCTGTCCTCATAGGCCTTTGCAAAGGGACAATGGTTACTCGTAAAGATTACAATAACACCTTTTGAATTGTTATAATCGGCCAGGGAAATTATTCTTCCGTCTATATTTTTCAGTTTGAATACAGCAACCGCATCGCCAACCTGATAACCACCGGTTTGTTGTGCAAATGCGGAGGTTAAGCTAATCAGGACAAAAAGTGAAATCCAAAAACAGCGTTTCATCTTTATTAATTTAGTAATCATTCAATGCTCATGACGTTAGATAACATAAAAGTAACTGAAACAAATGTTAAGTTGTGTTAACGTCGTTGCAGCTATTTCCTGCTTCTATATGGTACGGGAAATACTTTACCTGAAAGCTGGCCGCTAAACATACGAAATATAGTTATTAATTCACGTTTCAAATGCAATACGCTAGAAAATGGTGACATGTTGAAACAATTTTCAAATATTTCAAATGATAATTCAGGTAAAGCATTGTGATTCTGTGGATATCTGCTTATCTTTGCACCTCGTTTTTGAATATCAGTTTACTATAAATTATTATCATGTACGCAATCGTAGAAATCGCAGGTCAGCAATTTAAAGTTGAAAAGGGTCGCGAAATCTTCACGCATAGGCTTGAAGGTGACGTGAACGCTGCTCTTGTGTTTGACAAAGTCCTACTCGTTGATAACGAAGGCACAGTACAAGTGGGTGTTCCTACAGTAGCAGGTGCTTCTGTAAAAGTTACGGTGCTTGAACACCTGAAAGGTGAAAAAGTGATCGTCTTCAAAAAGAAGAGACGTAAGGGTTACAAAGTTAAGAATGGTCACCGTCAGTATTTGACTAAGATCAGCATTGACGAAATCGTAGCTTAATTAAAAGCGGTATTCCGCTGCGGTCTGGTATTTAGTCAGGCTTATTCACAATCATCGAAAAAATTAAAAGTTAAGATATCATGGCACATAAGAAAGGTGTAGGTAGCTCTAGAAACGGACGTGAATCAGAAAGCAAGCGTCTGGGTGTTAAATTATTTGGCGGTCAGTATGCGAAAGCGGGCAATATTCTTGTTCGTCAGCGTGGAACAAAACACAATCCAGGTAATAACGTAGGTATCGGTCGTGACCATACTTTGTTTGCTTTGGTTGAAGGACACGTTGTTTTCCGCAAAACTCGTTTGAACAAATCTTTTGTTCATATCGAACCTATCGCGGTTGCAGCTGCTCCTGTTGAAGTTGTTGCAGAAGCATAGTCAAAAGATTTTCAGCTCTTGCTGTAAAGATTTTAAAAACCCGACGGATATTTCCGCCGGGTTTTGTTTTTAATTGGATTGATTTAAACCAAAAATAAATTTCCTGTGTTCTAAGCAAGGATTGGTAAGATCAAATCATCCTGTATCACTGAATTATTTAATTGTCATGCTATCACGTCCCGTTTTTGTATATACTGAATTAAGTCCGAACCCGAATTCTATGAAATTCGTATTGAATTTCGAATTGGTGCCGGAAGGCCTTTCTTTTGATTATCCTTCATTAGAAGCTGCAATGGAAGAAGGTAAATCCTCGCCTCTGGCAGCAGATCTTTTTCAATTCCCGCACGTACAGAGGGTTTTTATTGCAAGTAATTTCATAACAATTTCCAAAAGCGAAGACATCGCCTGGGAAGAAGTTTTGCGTGATACAAAGCAATTTATTAAAATATATTTCGAAGAAAATCATCCTGTATTTTTTCAGGAAACGATTGATAAAAATACATTAATCGTAGACGCAAGAGATTCTGATACGATCCAGAAGATAAAAGCGGCGCTTGATCAATATGTAAGACCAGCGGTTGAATCTGATGGTGGCGCGATCAATTTCCACTCTTTCAATGAAGATACCGGTACGGTAAAGGTTCTGTTGCAAGGTTCATGCAGCGGATGCCCGTCTTCTACACTTACATTGAAAGCGGGAATCGAAAATTTATTGACTCGCATGGTTCCTGATGTGAAAGAAGTTGTTGCAGAAGGAGTATAATATCTGAAATCGGCTGTCCGCTATCAGCAGTCGGCCTGGATTGTATATAACTTGGATATGAAAGCCGAAAGCCGATTGCCGACGGCGCAAAGAAAACCTTGTCTTATCGGCAGGGTTTTCTTTTTTTAATGGCAATTTGCTAGCTTTCGGGCAATGGGAGATAGTTTAAGGAGTTTTATTGATAAAATTGGTGATCTTCAATCGGATGGCGACAAATATTTTCCGGAAGGAATATTTCCTGCTTATCGCGATAATTCCATGATTGGCTATAACCGCCCGGACACTACTATATTTTTCTCGGCCATCATTGCTTTCACTTTGCAGACAATTCGTGAAAAGTGTGATTTGGAAACGCAGGATAAAATTGATCTCATTATTTCAAAAGTTGTGCAGAACTATCCGGATTTTCAAAATAAGGATGGGCTGAAAACCTATAATTTCTGGAAGACAAAACCTTCCAAACATTTTCCTAACGGAAATCTTTTCCGGCATTTTGAGCATTTCCGAATTCCGGATGATGTTGACGATACGGCTTTTATTTATTTGACTTCAAATCCTGAAAAGGAAGAAGTTCTTTGGCTGAAAGAGAAATTGAAGTCGCACGCAAATGGATCGAAACAATGGATTCAAAATACCTATCCTGAATATCAGAGACTAAAAGCATATTCAACCTGGTTTGGGAAGAATATGTATATCGAATTTGATGTCTGTGTTTTGAGCAATCTTCTATATTTTGTTTTTAAGAATGATTTATTACTTAATGAACACGATGAGGCGAGTTTGGAATATATTAGGTCGGTGATAGAAACGGAT
The nucleotide sequence above comes from Dyadobacter subterraneus. Encoded proteins:
- a CDS encoding winged helix-turn-helix domain-containing protein, whose translation is MEWLEKFNKVFESKVRLGIMSVLVVNDAVSFNELKELLQLTDGNLASHLKALEETEYIQFEKQFNGRKPLTTYKATEIGQKAFTDHLQALENMIRQNM
- a CDS encoding diacylglycerol kinase family protein — its product is MNQPINIRKAIKSFRYAGIGIYSLFRYENNAKIHLLAAAVVFIAGIYFKISNIEWCIIIIQIALVWAAEAFNTAIEKIADMISSTYHPTIKVIKDVAAAGVLILAISAIFVAGFIFLPKVWEIFQTIN
- a CDS encoding DUF1361 domain-containing protein, with the protein product MDKILRYLQSNSKFALLALVSASSVALLFFRIVVTQNLGFAFMIWNLFLAWVPLIYIKWVWERELVRRTPTLLLWIHLIVWLLFFPNAPYIVTDLLHLRATPENMVWYDAVMIFTFAVAGFLTGLYSIRIVHRLVTRRWNQYAAWLIIAISMFLSGFGVFLGRYGRWNSWDIISNPIALSRAILKSLIDPFAIKHTFTFSFVLMLLYFAFHIFAELKRNESTHKYS
- a CDS encoding SMP-30/gluconolactonase/LRE family protein: MKTLISFLCTFCLTGSLCFAQTLSKNFSAEGEFTANCEGPAVDSEGNVYAVNFARDGTIAMMNKRGKSGFFITLPKGSTGNGIRFGDKNTFYVADFTGHNVLKVDIITKSVTVFANEPKMNQPNDLAITKAGHIFCSDPNWKEGTGQIWHVSPEGKTRLAAEKMGTTNGIDISPDEKTLYVNESVQRNVWAFDLAADGTLSNKRLIHTFADGGMDGMRCDIEGNLYIARHGKGEVAVLSPDGKVLQTITTIGKKVSNICFGGGNGKTCYITLQDRGCLETFKAKTAGREWQMMEAFSAKK
- a CDS encoding thioredoxin family protein; this encodes MKRCFWISLFVLISLTSAFAQQTGGYQVGDAVAVFKLKNIDGRIISLADYNNSKGVIVIFTSNHCPFAKAYEDRIIALNNKYASRNFPVIAINPSDPGTHMDDSFEKMKERASSKGYTYPYLEDDMQTTARAFGVVRTPQAFVLTKNNGKFTIAYIGMIDDNPQDPAGANKFYVDEAVTNLLEGKPVVTLSTKPVGCAVKWKN
- the rplU gene encoding 50S ribosomal protein L21; the encoded protein is MYAIVEIAGQQFKVEKGREIFTHRLEGDVNAALVFDKVLLVDNEGTVQVGVPTVAGASVKVTVLEHLKGEKVIVFKKKRRKGYKVKNGHRQYLTKISIDEIVA
- the rpmA gene encoding 50S ribosomal protein L27; amino-acid sequence: MAHKKGVGSSRNGRESESKRLGVKLFGGQYAKAGNILVRQRGTKHNPGNNVGIGRDHTLFALVEGHVVFRKTRLNKSFVHIEPIAVAAAPVEVVAEA
- a CDS encoding NifU family protein, with translation MLSRPVFVYTELSPNPNSMKFVLNFELVPEGLSFDYPSLEAAMEEGKSSPLAADLFQFPHVQRVFIASNFITISKSEDIAWEEVLRDTKQFIKIYFEENHPVFFQETIDKNTLIVDARDSDTIQKIKAALDQYVRPAVESDGGAINFHSFNEDTGTVKVLLQGSCSGCPSSTLTLKAGIENLLTRMVPDVKEVVAEGV